ATCAATGATACCCTGCGTGCCCGCTTCGGATTCAATGATAATACCAATGAATCATACAGCATGGGACTTCCAACGTCCCTGAGCCTGCAGGCGGACTTCAATCTTGGAGCAGGTTTTTACCTGAATTTCACGCCTTTCTTCGCCCTTCGTAAGGGAACCAATATGATATCGAAAACACATTACGTTACGTCCTATACATTTACACCCCGTTACGATCACAAATGGTTTGGATTTGCGATACCAGTTCATCTGGATCAGTTTAACCGCTTTAATGCAGGTCTCAGCCTGCGCCTTGGTCCCGTATGGGTAGGATCCAATACCATTATCAATAACAGGTTGGCAAAACAGAGTTATGCGCTTGATGGCTATATAATGTTCAAGATTCCTGTGTACCGCAGTGTAAAGGGCGACAAAGACAATGACGGTGTCAGCGATGAGAATGATCTGTGTCCCGATGTGCCTGGCACCTGGGAGATGCGCGGATGCCCTGATGCTGATGCTGACGGCATCCCTGATCATCTGGACGATTGTCCGTATGATGCCGGAACCGAAGCGCTCAGGGGGTGCCCTGACCGCGATGGCGACGGAATTGCAGATAAGGACGACCAGTGTCCTGACCATCCCGGGCTTCCCCAATATAACGGATGCCCCGATTCAGATGGTGATGGCATTGTCGATCATCTTGATGAATGCCCTGACCAGCCGGGCTCTGCCAGTCTGAATGGCTGTCCCGACCGTGATGGAGACGGTATTCCCGACCGTTCAGACCTCTGTCCGGATACACCCGGAAAACCGGAATTCGGTGGCTGCCCGTTTGCAGATTCTGACAAAGATGGCATCCCCGATGAAGACGATGACTGCCCGACGATTCCTGGTCCGAAAGAATTTATGGGCTGCCCGGATACTGACGGCGATGGCATTTCTGACAAATATGACCTCTGTCCTACCATAGCCGGTGTACCCGAAAATAATGGCTGCCCGGCAATCAAAAAGGAAGAAAAAGAAATCATCGACAGGGCATTCTCCAACCTGGAATTTGAATCCGGTAAGTCGGTAATCAAACCTGTTTCATACCCGGCACTCAACGAACTGGCTGAATTGCTCGTTCAAAAACCGGTATGGAAGGTGCAGCTTTCAGGCCATACGGATAATACAGGGAAACCGGAATCCAATATGACCCTTTCGAAAAACAGGACGCAGGCAGTTAAGGATTACCTGATCAGCCGGGGTGTCGAAGAATACCGCATCCGCACAGAATGGTTCGGACAGGAACGTCCCGTTGCCGATAACAAAACAGCAGCCGGTCGTCAGAAGAACAGAAGGGTTGAAATGAAGATTGTCTTCGATTAATGTTAATATGACTTTACGGATTACACCTGATCCTGAACGTTGCCGGGCTGTCGGTTTATTGACCGGCACGCTCAGGATCAGGCAATCATTTTATGAAAGAAGGTTTCTTAAAGCCCGGATGCATGAAGAAACCAAACTATGCATGCTGTTTGGTTCAGTGGCAATCTGCCATCAGACACACGCTTTGCACAGCGCAAAAAAAAACCTGTCCGGGTGGGATTATATGGAAGCTGTTTTTTTTAGCCTTGCGGAGCAAGGATCATGGCTGCTTGAACCCACCGTAGTTGCAAAAACTAATAAAAATGTCATCAGGAAGGCATTGCTGTCTGCCTTCAGCGACAACGGCCGTGCCGGAGATTCCTCGCTCGACAGGATTGACGAGCGGGCTGAATTATACCACGACCTTTGTAAAATCATTACAAGACAATACGGAGGCAAATTCGGTCAGCTGCTCGCAGGTAGTGAAGGATTGTTAATGAACAATGGCTGTGGATTTTATGAATTGCTTGCTGCTTCAAAAGCTTTCGGCGATCCGGTTAGAAAAAAGTCCTCATTTCTTTTTAAACTGCTATATGATTCCGGCCTTTATACTGTTAATGATCCGGAAAACTTTGTACCCATCATGGATTATCACATGCAACGCGTTTTGCTCAGGATGGGTTGCCTGATCATCAATGACAGGATACTTGAGGAAAAACTGATCAGCGGGGCTGAGATGCAAAGCGATGAGCCTGTTAGAAGTGCATGTATTGAAGCATTAAAAATTATTGCCATTCATTCTGGTTTTCAACCCTGGGTCATGAATGATTTCTTCTGGCCTTTAGGTCGCTCCTGCTGCAATGAAACCACCCTTTGTTCCGATCATTTCTGTATAAAAAAGCCCTGCACATTTCATCTGATGACGGAAATCAGCGACCACAGCGGGTGTGCTTTTGCATCCTGCTGCCTTGGAAAAAACGATTTGAAATACAGGTCATTCCGCGAACCCAATGTTAAAACACACTATTACTGATGAAAAAAGACTGCCCATTTTGCGATTCACATGTCACTGCGCAGATATTTGCCACCGAGAACGGCTTTTCCGCATTATACAACCATTCTCCCATACTTCCCGGACATACCCTTATCATTCCGGACAAACACACCGGCAGCTTGTTTGAACTCAATGAAGAAGAAATATCAGGCTTTTTTACTTTTGCCCGTAAGGTTACTTCGTTTCTCACGGACATCTACCGGTCAGATGCCTATGACTGGTCGTTGCAGGAAGGCGTAGCTGCAGGACAAAGTGTGGATCATCTTCACCTGCATATTATTCCACGTAAGCCGGGCGATCTTCCCGAAGGGGTGGAATGGTATGGAAAACTCCATGAGCAGCAATCCCTTGCATTGGACGACTCCGAAAGGATTGTTCTGAGCGAACGGGAGTATCAGGAAATCAGCCGGGCAATGAAGGAGAAATGGGACTCATTTGTCAGTCATCAGTAATCTCATTTCCCCGGGAATCAGATAAAAAACAGGGAAACGCCTCCAACGGCGACTACGGCCCCGGCAATCTCGCGCCAGGTTACTTTCTCCTTCATAATCAACACGGAAGGAAAAATGATAAGAACCGGTACGATAGACATAATGGTAGAGGCTATGCCGGAAGAGGTGTACTTAACGGCAATCAGCGAAAAGGAGACGCCCAGGAAGGGACCGAAAAAGGCGCCCAGGCTCAGTCGTTTCAGGGCCGGTTTATGCATCAGCGCTTCACGCACTCTGCTCCAGCCACCATATATTGAAATAACAAGGACGAAACCGGCCACACCGGTCAGCACCCTGATCTGCGTCGCAGCGAAGGCATCATAATCTCCCATTCCGTATTTACTCAGCACCAGGCCAACTCCCTGCCCTGCTGCGCCTCCGAAAGCAAGCAACAATCCTTTTACGGGGTACCTGAATCTGAGCGGATTGCTGAAGCGGTTTTTTCCGTTGCTGGCCCCCGGTTCTTTGCGAGCCATGATGGCCATGCTGATCCCGGCAAATGTCAATGCCATACCCAGAAGACTTTTGGCATCCAGGGTTTCGCCCATCAGCAGCAAGCCCGTGACCGCAGCGATGGGTGGGGCCATTGCCATAATCAGCATTGAAATGCGCGCCCCGACTACCACATATGCCTGAAAAAGAAAAAGATCGCCCAGTACGAAACCTACCAGCCCCGAAACCGAAAGCCAAATCCATTGATGACTGCTTGCATCAAAAGGGAAAAAACTGCCTCTGGTCACCAGGCCAAAAACTCCCAGCAACATCATGGCCAGAAATAGACGGATCAGGTTAACCGACAAGGAACCAACCTTTTTACTGGCAGATTCAAAGGCAAGTGCAGTAATGGTCCAGAAGACAGCCGTGAGTAGTGCAGCCAGTTCGCCGCCGTATTGATTGATCATTGGAACAGAGACCTCGTTTCAGTGCTATATAAATTAAGGTGTTAATTGCGGCCATTTGAAAATGCATGTGCAAAATTATCTATTGAGCAGGCACCCATGACGAATGTTGAAAAATATACATAGAAATACTCTGAGTGTGATCTACCGTCAGGGATATCCGTCGACCTGACCATATGTACAGATCATTTTCAACAATGGCCCGGAATGAACTACGGCCGGATTGAAAATTACCCGAATTCCCTGACAAACATACGTTTATAAGCCATAAGTGAGTAATGGCCTTTTTATAAGCGTCATTTTCCCGATTTTGCGCATCAGAAAAAACCTTAAAGCAGGATTTACGCAGGAAAAAATGAGTAAGTTTGACAGCGCATGTTGATGTTGAGCCATAAAAGGCAGATGATTTCCATTGCGGAATTATAATTACTCAGGCACAGGATGTTATTCGACGACACATACAAAACTATCAATGGCCCCTCATCGGGTTTGTACAAGGAGAAAGGCAGTAAATTTATCGCTCTTGCAAGACCGGTAGACTCAGAAGCTGCTGTTAAAACTGAAATTGAATCGATCAGGAAGGAGTTTTATGATGCCCGGCATCATTGTTTTGCTTATGTACTCGGGTCCGACAAGGCAGCCTGGAGGGTGAATGACGACGGAGAGCCGTCCGGAACTGCAGGACGACCGATTCACGGACAAATACAATCCTTCGACCTGACTAATATTCTTGTTGTTGTGGTCAGGTATTTCGGAGGAACCAAACTGGGGGTCAGCGGACTGATAAATGCTTATAGATCTGCAACTCATGAGGCTCTGAACCAGGCCCGGATTGTTGAAAAAACTGTAAATGAGATTTATAGGTTGAAATTTAATTATGCCAACATGAATGATGTTATGAGGATTGTAAAGGAAGAAAACATTCATATCATTGATAATCAATTTGATATGGAATGTTCTCTCACTTACAGGGTAAGAAGGTCATTGGCCGATCAGGTGAATTCAAAATTCGGAAAAACGTATGAAAGTGAAATAATATATTTAAAAACTGAATAACTATTGA
This sequence is a window from Lentimicrobium saccharophilum. Protein-coding genes within it:
- a CDS encoding DUF5723 family protein, which codes for MKRILNCFTYIVVLMAIVPSGQLSGQSYLPFSQSNYSGSAGLLLQPASIADSRYRFDMTVFGAEMMANNTFVALDKKTFFKPSTWEDEDFGDKYVFRKYDGKDKYGFVSAGAILPSFMINLDENSAIGFTSRTRVMLNIDNITEDLAQLFSERFDYEPLLRKTLTNANFSMQANSWAEFGFTYATVILNKQKHFLKGGATLKYLQGLSSGYVFINDLTYRLDSPDTLSLFQSKVNYGISETFDEEGNPAFKSLPGPGIGFDLGLVYEYRPDIASFTYSMDGKDGLLRGDKDKYLFRLGISLLDFGSIRYNKGFYSQDFNADIRDWYIHGMEINSISDINDTLRARFGFNDNTNESYSMGLPTSLSLQADFNLGAGFYLNFTPFFALRKGTNMISKTHYVTSYTFTPRYDHKWFGFAIPVHLDQFNRFNAGLSLRLGPVWVGSNTIINNRLAKQSYALDGYIMFKIPVYRSVKGDKDNDGVSDENDLCPDVPGTWEMRGCPDADADGIPDHLDDCPYDAGTEALRGCPDRDGDGIADKDDQCPDHPGLPQYNGCPDSDGDGIVDHLDECPDQPGSASLNGCPDRDGDGIPDRSDLCPDTPGKPEFGGCPFADSDKDGIPDEDDDCPTIPGPKEFMGCPDTDGDGISDKYDLCPTIAGVPENNGCPAIKKEEKEIIDRAFSNLEFESGKSVIKPVSYPALNELAELLVQKPVWKVQLSGHTDNTGKPESNMTLSKNRTQAVKDYLISRGVEEYRIRTEWFGQERPVADNKTAAGRQKNRRVEMKIVFD
- a CDS encoding HIT family protein — its product is MKKDCPFCDSHVTAQIFATENGFSALYNHSPILPGHTLIIPDKHTGSLFELNEEEISGFFTFARKVTSFLTDIYRSDAYDWSLQEGVAAGQSVDHLHLHIIPRKPGDLPEGVEWYGKLHEQQSLALDDSERIVLSEREYQEISRAMKEKWDSFVSHQ
- a CDS encoding DMT family transporter, with amino-acid sequence MINQYGGELAALLTAVFWTITALAFESASKKVGSLSVNLIRLFLAMMLLGVFGLVTRGSFFPFDASSHQWIWLSVSGLVGFVLGDLFLFQAYVVVGARISMLIMAMAPPIAAVTGLLLMGETLDAKSLLGMALTFAGISMAIMARKEPGASNGKNRFSNPLRFRYPVKGLLLAFGGAAGQGVGLVLSKYGMGDYDAFAATQIRVLTGVAGFVLVISIYGGWSRVREALMHKPALKRLSLGAFFGPFLGVSFSLIAVKYTSSGIASTIMSIVPVLIIFPSVLIMKEKVTWREIAGAVVAVGGVSLFFI
- a CDS encoding IMPACT family protein encodes the protein MLFDDTYKTINGPSSGLYKEKGSKFIALARPVDSEAAVKTEIESIRKEFYDARHHCFAYVLGSDKAAWRVNDDGEPSGTAGRPIHGQIQSFDLTNILVVVVRYFGGTKLGVSGLINAYRSATHEALNQARIVEKTVNEIYRLKFNYANMNDVMRIVKEENIHIIDNQFDMECSLTYRVRRSLADQVNSKFGKTYESEIIYLKTE